Genomic window (Granulicella arctica):
CGAGGATCGCAGACTCATCCCGTTATTAGAACCCACACAAGGCCGCTCTAGCTATCCAGCTTCTTGACAACCAGTTCATTCAGCATCGCCGGATTCGCCTGCCCCTTCGACAGCCGCATCACGTTGCCGACGAAGAACGCCGCAACCGTCTTCTTGCCGCCGCGATACTGCGCAACCTGGTTCGGATTCGCCGCAATTACCTCATCGATCATCGCCTCAATCGCCGCCACATCCGAGATCTGCTTCGGCTTATCCCGCTCGTACACCGCAGGAAAGTCCTTGCTCTCCGCGAACGAAGTATCGAGCAACTGCTTCAGCATCTTGCTCGAAAGCTCACCCGACTCCGCCAGATCCGCCGCCATCACGATCCCCTCAAGCGAGACCGGCGACTGCTCCAGCTCAAGCCCCGCAAGCCGCAGCCGCATCGTCAGTTCACTCTGGATCAGGTTGGCCACCCGCTTCGGACTCTTCGCCTTCTTCGCCGCAGCCTCAAACCGATCTGCGAACTCCCGCGTCGCCGTCAGCGTTGCCGCATCCTGCGCTGTAATCTCGTACTCCGCAATCATGCGTTCGCGCCGCGCCTCCGGAAGCTCCGGCAGCATCGACAAAATCTCCGCCTGCCACGCCGCGCCAACCACAAGCGGCGGAAGATCCGGCTCAGGAAAGTAGCGGTAATCGTGCGCCTGCTCCTTCGATCGCATCGAGAACGTCCGTCCCTCAGCGTTGTTCCAAAGCCGCGACTCCTGCACGACGCGCCCGCCATCCTCGATCACGCCGATCTGCCGCTCAATCTCATACTCCACCGCCGAACGAATGTATCGAAAGCTGTTGACGTTCTTCACCTCAGCCTTCGTACCGTACTCCTTCGCACCTTTCAGCATCACGCTCACGTTCGCGTCGCAGCGCAGCGAACCCTCTTCCATGTTGCAGTCGCTAACGCCCGTATAGAGCAGGATCTCCTTCAGCTTCGTCAGGTACTCGAAGACCTCGTCCGCGCTCCGAAGATCGGGCTCACTCACAATCTCAACCAGCGGTGTGCCGCATCGATTCAGGTCGATGTACGTCCGCGACGCCGAGTCCGCAAACCCATCGTGGATGCTCTTACCCGCATCTTCTTCCATGTGCAGCCGCGTCACGCCGATCCGCTTCGGCGCGCCCGCAGCATCGAGAACGTCAATCCAGCCGTTCTCGGCAATCGGCTTATCGAACTGGGAGATCTGATAGCCCTTCGGCGAATCCGGATAGAAGTAATTTTTACGCGAGAACACACTCGTCTCCCGAATCTCGCAGTTAACCGCCTTCGCCGCCAGCACGGCAAACTCGACCGCTCGCCGATTCAGCACCGGCAGCGCGCCTGGCAACCCAAGACACGTCGGGCAAACATGCGTATTCGGCTCGCCGCCATACTGATTGACGCACCCGCAGAACGCCTTCGAGGCAGTCAAAAGCTGAACGTGAACCTCCAGCCCGATCACAGGCTGGTACTTGGCGAGAATCGCAGGCGAGAGTGCAGTCATAGTGGCCATTCGAGACGATTCTACCAAGTCGCACCAGGTGAATCAGCATCTCATGCTTCATGGTCTTCCAACTTCGTCGCCGCCAGCCAAAGCAGGAAGCTGCGTCCAGCAACGACGCCCAGAAAAACCTGCAGCGCCCGAGCGCACAGGAGATCTACGAGCAGGTCGCCAACAACGCCCGGCAGGAACTCGGCCGCTCCACCGTATCGCTCATCATCTCGGGCCTCGCCGGCGGCATCTTCATGGGTCTCTCCGCCCTCGGCACAGCCATAGCCCTCTCGATGCTTGGCCCCTCGACGCAGGCGCAGTTCGTCGCGAAGATGTTCTACCCGATCGGCTTTATCGTGGTCATCCTCGGCCGCTCCCAGCTCTTCACCGAAAACACACTTTACCCCGTCGCTCTCGTTCTGGCCGAAAAGAAGCATTTCTGGCACACAATGCGGCTCTGGGCCGCCGTCCTTCCTTCAAACGTCGTCGGCGCACTCTCATTCGCCTCCCTCGCGGCCCTCACTGGAGCCATCAGCCCCGAGATTGTCCGCTCTCTCAGCCAACTCGGTCTGGACGCCACGCACCATCCGCCCTCCACCATCTTCTGGAGCGGCGTCATGGGCGGCTGGATCATCGCCACCGTCGCGTGGCTTGTCTCCGGCTCGCACTCCATCACCGGCTCCGTCATCATTATCTGGCTGCTCGCATTCGTAGTCGGCCTCGGCAACTTCGCCCACTGCATAGCTGCCAGCGGCGAAGTCTTCGCAGCCATTCTCACCGGCCAGCTTCCATGGCTTGCGTTCCCGAAATGGTTCCTGCCCGCAGTCGCCGGCAATATCTGCGGCGGCGTCGGCATGGTCACCCTGCTCGAATACGGTCAGGTCATCTATGGAGGAGACGCCGACGCCGAAGCCATCCCTGCTCCTGAGAAGACTGAAAACGAGTCACTCTAAATTGAAGTGAGCTGGAGTATGCTCGCTTTCTGCGACCGGAATCGCCTCGGCGAATCCAATCCGCAAGAAGAGGTACTCCCATGTCCGCAGCAACGGCAAAGATCGTCCGCTTCCACGAAACCGGTGGCCCCCAAAGTCCTCAAGCTTGAAGATCTTCCGATTCCCGAGCCGGGACCCGGCGAAGTTCGCCTCCGCGTAAAGGCGCTCGGCCTCAACCGTGCCGAGGTGATGTTCCGCCAGGGTCAATATCTCTACGCTCCCGAACTGCCCTCGCAGCTCGGCTACGAAGCCTCAGGCACAGTTGAAGCCGTCGGTCCCGACGTCGACGCCACGTGGCTCGGCAAGACCGTCAGCACCGTCCCCTCGTTCCGCCTCACGGACTACGGCGTCTACGGCGAAGTAGCCATCGTGCCAACCTTCGCTCTGGCCGAGTACCCCGTCAACCTCTCCTACGAGCAGGGAACCTCCATCTGGATGCAGTACATCACCGCCTACGGCGCACTCATCCACTTCGGCAAGCTCAACAGCAATGACTTCGTCCTCATCACCGCCGCAAGCAGCAGCGTCGGTCTCGCCGCCATCGAGATCGCCAACGCCGGAGGTGCAATCAGCATCGCGACGACGCGGACCTCAGCCAAGAAGGCAGAGCTTCTTGCCGCAGGAGCCGACTACGTGATTGCTACCGATGAGGAAGACCTTGTCGCTCGCGTGAACCAGATTACCGCAGGCAAAGGCGCGCGGATCGTCTTCGATCCCATCGCCGGAAAAGGTCTCGAAGCACTCGCCGCAGCGACAGCAGTCAGCGGCATCATCTTCGAATACGGTGCCCTCGCGACCGACCCGACACCCTACCCGCTCTTTCCAGCGCTCAGCAAACACCTCACCATCAAGGCCTACACGCTCTTCGAGATCGTTCCCTATCCAGCGCTCCTCGCCAAGGCGAAGCAGTACATCTACGAGCATCTCGCGGCTGGCGACTTCAATCCCCGCATCGACAAGAGCTTCCCGCTCGAGCAGATCGTCGAAGCGCATCGCTACATGGAGACAAACGCCCAGATCGGCAAGATCGTCGTCACCGTCTAGCACCCTGCTTCCAGTTACGTCGTGAGAACTGCGTCATTGTTGTACAGCGTCGACATGATCCGGCGACTCTGTACAACAACCGCCGTCTAACGGTTAAGCGCGTTGATTGCTCATGCAGCTTAACTGGTGAATGTGGATGCCCCTTTTTCGTCTCGTCATGGCTGCACTTCTGGCCGCGGCCTCCGTGCTGGAGCCGTCGGTCGCCCATGGCCAATCCTTACCAGCCGCAACGAGTCCCGCCACAGCCCCATTGCTCACCGGCTACTTCCCCCAATGGGGCCTCTATAACGATCCCCAGTACCTCGTTAAGAATCTCGTCACCAACGGCGGCGCAGCCATGCTCGACCAGGTGAACTACGCCCAGGGCTTCGTCACCGGAGGCCACTGCTCCATCGCCGACCCGAACGCCGACCTCAACTACACCTTCCCCGCAGAGCAAAGCGTCAACGGCATAGCCGACGATCCGAAAGAAAGCTTTCGCGGCAATCTCCACCAGCTTGTTGAATTGAAGCGCCGTTACCCAAACCTCAAGCTGATCATCTCGCTCGAAGGTCGCGGTTCGAACTTTGCCGAAGATACCCAGCCGCTGAATCGCGACGCCTTCGTCGACTCCTGCATCGACATCTTCATCAAGGGAAACTTCGCTCCGGGCATCACCGTACCCGGCCTCTTCGACGGCATCGACATCGACTGGGAGTATCCCCACAAAGACGACGCTGTAAACTATCTCGCCTTACTCACCGAGTTCCGCCACAAGATGGACGCACTCCGGCCCGGCCTAAGGCTGAACATCGCCGTGGGCACAAGTCCGCAGCTCTATGAAGGCACCGACATGGCAGCCGTCAGCAAGCTGGTCAACCAGATGGCCCTGATGACCTACGACTTCGCCGGTCCCTGGAGCAAGATCACCGGGCTCATCGCGCCGCTCCGTGCAGGCACAGCCCACAACACGGGCACGGTAGAAGATACGGTCGACGCCTACCGCGCTCTCGGCGTTCCCGCCGCAAAGCTTTTCATGGGAATCCCTTTCTACGGCTACGGCTGGCATCAGGTCACCGAAGACGACAACGGCATGTTTCAGGAAGGTCAGCCCATCCGGGGCGATCACCCTTATCGTGACATCGCGCCGATCATCGCCCAGTCAACCATCTACCGCGACTCCGCCTCCCAGGCCCCATGGCTCTTCGACGGCGATATCTTCTGGACCTACGAAGATCCCACCTCCATCGCTCACAAAGTGGAGTATGCCCGCAAACAGCACCTCGGCGGGATGATGATCTGGGAACTCGGCAGCGACACCACCGATGCACTCCTACTTCGATCCGCTCACAATGCTCTCGCCCCAACAGCCACCACCGCAACGCAAACTTCGTCATCGCCCACGGCACCGCCCAGCCTCCGCTAGAATCAAACGAGCATGGTTCTCCCCTTCGTCCGCGAACTACTGGCGGACCTCGAACACTCAGACGCCTTCGAACGTGTACGCCGCCACCTCAGCGGAGGCACAGGGCGCAGACGTGTCTCCGGCCTCACCGCCACGGCGCGCGGCCTATATCTCCCACTCTTCGTCCGCGCCTCTAACGCACCAGCCGTCATGATCGTTGCGGACAACAAGGCCGCAGAAGCTCTGCACGCAGCCGTGCTCAGCGCCTGCGAGCTAACCGGAGCGCTCCCCGCCGAGACCGTCCTTCGGCTACCGGGTCACGACGTGCTCCCCTTTGAAAATCTCTCGCCGCACCTTGAAATCCAGGAGCATCGCGCCGCCACCCTCTGGAAGATCGCCACCGGTCAGGCCCGCCTCGTCATCGCTCCCCTCGAAGCCGCGAGCATGAAGCTCTTCCCACGCGACTACTACCGCGCCCTCGCCCTCCATCTCCGCACCGGCGAAGAGTACCTTCCCGACATGCTCGTCGAGCACTGCCTCTCCGTCGGCTACACCCGCGTCGACGTCGTCGAGATGCCCGGCCAGGTCACCATCCGCGGCGGCATCATCGACGTCTACTCGCCAGAGATGGACCGCCCCGTCCGCATCGACTTCTTCGGCGACGAGATCGAGTCCATCCGCAAGTTCGACCCCGAGACGCAGCGATCCAGCTCCCACCTCGACGACGCTCTGCTGCTCCCCCTCACCGAAACGCCCGTCACCGAAAAACTCCTCACCGCCATCAACGCCCGCCTCACCCGTTCCGGTCTCGCAGGTGCAAACCTCGAAGGCGGCGAACTCCCCGCCGAACTCCAGACCCACGTACACATTTCAGGTGCCCCATCCTCGACAGCCTCATCGTCGCGGGTGGGATCGACCGAGGCCACCATCTTCCCCGGCTGGGAGTTCTTCGCTCCCGTCGCCGGAGCCAATCTCACCCTCCTCGATCTCCTCTCCGCCTCCGGTCCTGCGCCACGCGTCTTCATCGAAGAGCCCAGCATGGTCAAGAATCAGGGTGAACGCTGGTGGAACAAGGTTGAGCAGCGGCACGAGCGCTCCGGCATCGGCAATCTCGTTCGCCCCGAAGACATCTATCTCTCCCCATGGGACCTCGACGACCGCCTCCGCAAGTTCTGCGGCTGCGAACTAGACCAGCTCGGCCTGGTCGACGTCCTTGATGCCGACCGCAGCGACCTCTCCGAGGTCGACTTCGCCACACGCCCCACACAGCGCTTTCACGGCAGCATTCCCGCCCTGATCGACCAGTTGAAGCTCCTCATGACGCAGGATGCCCGCATCCTCCTCACCGCCCCCAATCAGGGCGAGGTCGAGCGACTCGCCGGGCTCTTGCAGGAGTACCAGGTTCCCTACCGCCTCGGCTCCCGCAACGAAGCCCCCGGCAGCGCCACCGTCTACTCCGAATCCAGCTATCTCGCGGGAAATCTCAGCACCCCCGTGATCGTCAAAACCCCCATGGCCAGTGGCGTCCAGATCCTTGACCTCACCCGGGCCACTGCCCGCCAGATCATCATCTTTGGCGCACAAGACCTCACCGACGACGCCGACGTCACCGCCCGCCCGGCCCGTCGCAGCAAGTCCAAGACCTCTGCCTTCATCTCCGACTTCCGCGACCTGCAGGTCGGCGACTACGTCGTCCACGTCGAACACGGCATCGCGCAATACTGCGGCCTTAGAGTCATCGAAGAGAACGACCAGCCGCCCCTCGAACTCATGATCCTGGAGTTCGCCGACGACGCGAAACTGTACATTCCGCTCACGCGCCTCGACCTCATCCAGAAGTACCGTTCCTCCGACACCGGCCCCGCGCCCGAGCGCAACAAGCTCGGCACGCAGGCATGGCAAAAGACCAAGGCCCGCGTCAAGAAGGCCATGCAGGACATGACCGGCGAGCTGCTCAAGCTCTACGCGCAGCGCAAAGCCGCACAGGGAACGCCCTTTTCGCCCGACACCAACATGCAGCATGAATTCGAAGACGCCTTCGACTTCAACGAGACAGACGACCAGCTCTCCGCCATCGCCGACATCAAGCAGGACATGGAATCCACCCAGCCCATGGACCGTCTCCTCTGCGGCGACGTCGGCTACGGCAAAACCGAAGTCGCCATGCGCGCAGCCTTCAAAGCCGTGCAGGATTCCAAACAGGTCGCCGTCCTCACCCCGACGACCGTTCTCTCCTTCCAGCACTACGAATCCTTCAAGCGCCGCTTCGCCAACTTCCCCGTCAATATCGAAATGATCTCCCGCTTCCGCACCGCCAAGGAGCAGAAGGGCATCCTCGAAAAGGTCGAAGAGGGCAAGGTCGACATCCTCATCGGCACTCACCGCGTCCTCTCGAAGGACCTCAAATTTCAGGATCTCGGCCTCCTCGTCGTCGACGAAGAACAGCGCTTCGGCGTCCGTCACAAAGAGCGTCTGAAGCAGATACGCTCTGCCATCGATGTCCTCTCCATGTCCGCCACGCCCATCCCGCGCACGCTGCACATGTCGCTCATCGGCCTGCGCGATATGTCCGTCATCGAGACGCCGCCCAAAGACCGCATGGCCATCCAGACCATCGTCGCCAAGTTCGACGAGAAGCTCGTCCGCACCGCCATTGAGATGGAGCTCGAACGCGGCGGCCAGATCTACTTCGTCCATAACCGCGTCGAAACCATCTACGACATGGCCACCATGATCCGCGAGCAGGTACCAAGTGCCCGCGTCGTCATCGGTCACGGTCAGCTTCCCGAAGCCGAGCTCGAGCGCGTCATGCTCGCCTTCATGAACCACGAGTACGACGTTCTCGTCGCCACCAGCATCATCGAGAACGGCCTTGATATCCCGCTCGCCAACACCATCATCATCAACCGCGCCGACCGCCATGGCCTCTCCGAGCTCTACCAGCTTCGCGGCCGCGTCGGTCGCTCCAACCGCCGCGCCTACGCCTACCTCCTCATCCCACCTGAAAAAGAACTTACCGAGATCGCTCGTCGCCGCCTCGCCGCCCTCAAGGAGTTCTCCGACCTCGGCGCCGGCTTCAAGATCGCCGCACTCGACCTCGAACTCCGCGGCGCAGGCAACATGCTCGGTGGCGAGCAGTCCGGCCACATCGAGGCCATCGGCTTCGAGATGTACACCACCATGCTCGAGGAAGCCGTCCGCAAGATGAAGGGTGAGGACGACAAGCCCGCCCACGCCGGAACCGTCCTCAATCTCGGCATCTCCGTCCGCATCGACTCCGACTACATCCCCGAGGAGAACCAGCGCCTCCGCATGTACAAGCGCATCGCCGGAGCCGAGGACTTCGCCACCCTCACCGACGTCCGCGCCGAACTGCAGGACCGTTACGGTACGCCGCCCGAAGCCGTCCTCAACCTGCTCGCCGCCGGAGAGATCCGCCTTCACTGCGAGCAGTTAGGGATCGCCCAGCTCGACCGCAAGCGCACCCAGATCGAGCAGGGAAAAACAAAGATCTTTGTGGAGATGCTGCACATCAAATTTGCAGAGCGCCAGGCCGGTGGCGCACCTGCTACTGCCCCCGGGGAAGCGCCAGCACGCGAGCGCACCATCGATCCCGGCATCCTCATGAAGATCGTCAGCCGTAACGCAAAACGAGGCGCACAATTTACGCCTCAAGGCATTCTCCGTTGGCCTCTAACGTCATCCAAAGCTGAAGAGGTCCTCGCGGAAACCCGGGCACTCCTCGACTCTCTTGACACCTCTATGTAACTAACGTGACAAACCGCGGACTTCTCCTTTTCGAACAAAGGCATACTATCGAAGCCGACAAGCTTTATAGCTGGAAAGGTCTCTGAGATCACAATACCCATCCAAGTCGCTGGCTTGACCATCACCTTTATCAAGAGCCGGCATGAGACCGCCGGATGCCTTGACGCCTTCGAAGTAACGATCCCGCCCTCGGTTCACCTCGTCATTCCTCACTTCCACCGCCACTACGACGAGACGGTCTTCGGCGTCGACGGCATCACGACCTGGACCATCGACGGCGTCGTGACGCAACTGCATCCCGGCCAGCAACTCTTCGTTCCCCGCGGCAGTCACCACACATACGCAAATCTTCACCCGCACAGCTCGCGCATGATCTGCCTGGTTACACCCGGGCTGCTCGGTCCCGAATACTTTCAGGAACTCTCCTACGCCATGGATGAGGACGGGCCGATGGACCACGCGGCGATCGGCCTCATCATGAGCCGCTACGGAGTTATTCCCGCCGCTATCGTCGACCCGATTATCATGCCCAAGTACTCCCCCAAAGTGTTGCCCCAGGGCACGCAGAGTAGCCTGCTCGGGAACTAAGGGCGGTTGTTCAGTCTTCCGATGCAGAACTCTCCTGCCTGGATACTCGCTGGCGGGCTCCCAACGAGACTGCAGACCGGTTATGATGCGCAGATGCGCAAACTTTGCAGCCTTGCAGCCCTCGGAGTCCTCATGCTCTCCCCTGCTCTCCCCGCCCAGCATGTCTCCGCAGACGGCTCCATGCAGACCTTCAACACCCTCTCCGAGCAGTTCTTCTCCGACGTGTACTTCCACTTCTCGCCCACTGCGGGCACGTCGACCGGGCTGCACCAGTACGACACCCAGCTTGAGGATTATTCCGCAGCGGGTGTGCAAAAACAGGTTGCCGCCTTGCACCTCTTCGAGAAGAAAATCGACGCCATCGACCCTTCCGCACTCGATGCACCCGTAGCCGCCGACCGCGAGATCCTCCTCAACAACATCCGCAGCAGCCTCCTCTCGCTCGAAGTCATCCGCGGGTGGGAGAAGAATCCCGATAACTATTCCTCCGGCATCGCCGGATCGATCTTCGTCATCATGAGCCGCGACTATGCGCCGGTCAACACGCGCCTGCACGCCGCCATCGAGCGCGAAAAGCTGATGCCGCAGGTGCTCCTCGAAGGCCGCAAAAATCTCAAGAATCCACCAAAGATCTACACCGAGATTGCCCTCGAACAGATCGACGGTCTCGTCAGCTTCTTCCAGAACGACGTACCCTCCGCCTTCTCCGCGGCGACCGATCCCGACACCAAGGCAGCCTTTGCCACGTCAAACGCGGCCGTGATTGAAGCCCTCAAATCCTACGGCGCATGGATGAAGTCCGACCTGCTGCCCCGCTCCAATGGTGACTACAAGTTCGGAGCCGACACCTTCGCAAAGAAGCTCAAATATGACGAGATGGTCGACATCCCTCTCGATCGTCTCCTCGAAATCGCCAACGCTGATCTACACAGGAATCAGGCCGAGTTCGCCCGCGTCGCCAAGGAGGTTGACCCCTCCAAGACCCCGCAGGAGGTCCTCGCCCAACTGGCCACCGTCCACCCCGCACCCGATAAGCTTCTCCAGGCCTTTCAGGACCAGTTCGCCAGCCTGATCGCCTTCATCGACTCTAACCACATCATCACCATTCCCTCCAAAGTCGAGCCGACCCTCGAAGAGACGCCGCCCTTCATGCGCGCCACCACCCAGGCCTCCATGGACCCTCCGGGAGCCTTCGAGACCCACTCCACCAAGGCCTACTTCAACGTAACTCTGCCCGAGAAGGACTGGACCCCGGCCCATATCGCCGAACACATGGCCGCCTTCAACGTCGGCACCATTACCTCGACCGCGGTCCACGAAGCCTACCCCGGTCATTACGTCCAGTTCCTCTGGCAGCCACAGTTTCCCAGCAAGATCCGCAAACTGATCGGCGCGAACACCAACATCGAGGGCTGGGCTCACTACTGCGAGCAGATGATGCTGGATGAGGGCTACCTTCCCCCCAATACCGCCGCATCCTCCCGCGAGGCTAAACTCATTCGACTCGGCCAGCTCCAGGACGCCCTCCTCAGAGATGCACGCTTCGTGAACTCCATCAAGCTCCACATGGGAGCATTCACCTTCGACCAGGCGGTCGACTTCTTCGTCACCGAGGGCTACCAGTCCCACGCCGTCGGCCTCATGGAGACCAAGCGCGGCACCGCTGACGCCACCTACCTCTACTACACCCTCGGCAAGCTTGAAATCATGAAGCTGCGCGCCGACCTCAAGACGAAGCAGGGCGCAGCGTTCAACCTGCAGCACTTCCACGACGACCTCATGCGCCAGGGCTTCGCACCCATCAAAATCATCCGAAAATCCATGCTGCACGACGACTCGTCTGTCCTGTAACGACGTTTCCGCATCCTACAAAGATCACAGCCGCTTAGGAGTGAAGGAATTTGAACCTGTCTCCTTCTCTGACGGTCTGCTAGGATTGTCGGAATTCTGCTTGGAATGAGGTACTCACAGCTCCTATGGCTTCGATGAAAATACGCAAGGCCGTCTTTCCCGCCGCCGGCATGGGAACCCGTTTCCTTCCCGCGACCAAAGCGACTCCGAAGGAGATGCTCTGCCTCGTCGACAAGCCACTCATCCAATACGGCGTTGAAGAAGCCGTAGCCGCCGGATGTACCGAGATCATCATCGTCACCGGTCGCGGCAAGACCACGATGGAAGACCACTTCGACAAGTCCTACGAGCTCGAAGCCTCTCTCCAAGCCAAGAACAAGACCGCTCTCCTCGAGATCGCCCGCTCCGTCTCGAAGCTTGCCAAAATCGTCTACGTCCGCCAGCCAGAGCCCCTCGGCCTCGGCCACGCCGTCCTCATGGCCAAAGAAATCGTCGGCAACGAGCCATTCGCCGTGCTTCTGCCCGACGATATTGTCGATGCCACCGTCCCCTGCATGAAGCAGATGGTCGAGGCCTTCTACGAGACGCAGTCCACCATCCTCGGCTCCGAAGTCGTCGAAGGTCCGGCAATCTCTGCCTATGGCTGTCTCGACTGCACCCCGGACCCCACGAACCCGAAGCTCCTCGCCGTCCGCAACATGGTCGAAAAGCCAAAATACGAGGAAGCTCCTTCGCAAAATGCGATCATCGGCCGCTACATTCTCACGCCACGCATCTTCGAACTGATCGAAAACCTGACCCCGGGTGCTGGCGGCGAGTTGCAACTGACCGACGCCATT
Coding sequences:
- a CDS encoding cupin domain-containing protein codes for the protein MTITFIKSRHETAGCLDAFEVTIPPSVHLVIPHFHRHYDETVFGVDGITTWTIDGVVTQLHPGQQLFVPRGSHHTYANLHPHSSRMICLVTPGLLGPEYFQELSYAMDEDGPMDHAAIGLIMSRYGVIPAAIVDPIIMPKYSPKVLPQGTQSSLLGN
- a CDS encoding DUF885 domain-containing protein; this encodes MRKLCSLAALGVLMLSPALPAQHVSADGSMQTFNTLSEQFFSDVYFHFSPTAGTSTGLHQYDTQLEDYSAAGVQKQVAALHLFEKKIDAIDPSALDAPVAADREILLNNIRSSLLSLEVIRGWEKNPDNYSSGIAGSIFVIMSRDYAPVNTRLHAAIEREKLMPQVLLEGRKNLKNPPKIYTEIALEQIDGLVSFFQNDVPSAFSAATDPDTKAAFATSNAAVIEALKSYGAWMKSDLLPRSNGDYKFGADTFAKKLKYDEMVDIPLDRLLEIANADLHRNQAEFARVAKEVDPSKTPQEVLAQLATVHPAPDKLLQAFQDQFASLIAFIDSNHIITIPSKVEPTLEETPPFMRATTQASMDPPGAFETHSTKAYFNVTLPEKDWTPAHIAEHMAAFNVGTITSTAVHEAYPGHYVQFLWQPQFPSKIRKLIGANTNIEGWAHYCEQMMLDEGYLPPNTAASSREAKLIRLGQLQDALLRDARFVNSIKLHMGAFTFDQAVDFFVTEGYQSHAVGLMETKRGTADATYLYYTLGKLEIMKLRADLKTKQGAAFNLQHFHDDLMRQGFAPIKIIRKSMLHDDSSVL
- the mfd gene encoding transcription-repair coupling factor, producing the protein MVLPFVRELLADLEHSDAFERVRRHLSGGTGRRRVSGLTATARGLYLPLFVRASNAPAVMIVADNKAAEALHAAVLSACELTGALPAETVLRLPGHDVLPFENLSPHLEIQEHRAATLWKIATGQARLVIAPLEAASMKLFPRDYYRALALHLRTGEEYLPDMLVEHCLSVGYTRVDVVEMPGQVTIRGGIIDVYSPEMDRPVRIDFFGDEIESIRKFDPETQRSSSHLDDALLLPLTETPVTEKLLTAINARLTRSGLAGANLEGGELPAELQTHVHISGAPSSTASSSRVGSTEATIFPGWEFFAPVAGANLTLLDLLSASGPAPRVFIEEPSMVKNQGERWWNKVEQRHERSGIGNLVRPEDIYLSPWDLDDRLRKFCGCELDQLGLVDVLDADRSDLSEVDFATRPTQRFHGSIPALIDQLKLLMTQDARILLTAPNQGEVERLAGLLQEYQVPYRLGSRNEAPGSATVYSESSYLAGNLSTPVIVKTPMASGVQILDLTRATARQIIIFGAQDLTDDADVTARPARRSKSKTSAFISDFRDLQVGDYVVHVEHGIAQYCGLRVIEENDQPPLELMILEFADDAKLYIPLTRLDLIQKYRSSDTGPAPERNKLGTQAWQKTKARVKKAMQDMTGELLKLYAQRKAAQGTPFSPDTNMQHEFEDAFDFNETDDQLSAIADIKQDMESTQPMDRLLCGDVGYGKTEVAMRAAFKAVQDSKQVAVLTPTTVLSFQHYESFKRRFANFPVNIEMISRFRTAKEQKGILEKVEEGKVDILIGTHRVLSKDLKFQDLGLLVVDEEQRFGVRHKERLKQIRSAIDVLSMSATPIPRTLHMSLIGLRDMSVIETPPKDRMAIQTIVAKFDEKLVRTAIEMELERGGQIYFVHNRVETIYDMATMIREQVPSARVVIGHGQLPEAELERVMLAFMNHEYDVLVATSIIENGLDIPLANTIIINRADRHGLSELYQLRGRVGRSNRRAYAYLLIPPEKELTEIARRRLAALKEFSDLGAGFKIAALDLELRGAGNMLGGEQSGHIEAIGFEMYTTMLEEAVRKMKGEDDKPAHAGTVLNLGISVRIDSDYIPEENQRLRMYKRIAGAEDFATLTDVRAELQDRYGTPPEAVLNLLAAGEIRLHCEQLGIAQLDRKRTQIEQGKTKIFVEMLHIKFAERQAGGAPATAPGEAPARERTIDPGILMKIVSRNAKRGAQFTPQGILRWPLTSSKAEEVLAETRALLDSLDTSM
- a CDS encoding zinc-dependent alcohol dehydrogenase family protein, producing the protein MAPKVLKLEDLPIPEPGPGEVRLRVKALGLNRAEVMFRQGQYLYAPELPSQLGYEASGTVEAVGPDVDATWLGKTVSTVPSFRLTDYGVYGEVAIVPTFALAEYPVNLSYEQGTSIWMQYITAYGALIHFGKLNSNDFVLITAASSSVGLAAIEIANAGGAISIATTRTSAKKAELLAAGADYVIATDEEDLVARVNQITAGKGARIVFDPIAGKGLEALAAATAVSGIIFEYGALATDPTPYPLFPALSKHLTIKAYTLFEIVPYPALLAKAKQYIYEHLAAGDFNPRIDKSFPLEQIVEAHRYMETNAQIGKIVVTV
- the gatB gene encoding Asp-tRNA(Asn)/Glu-tRNA(Gln) amidotransferase subunit GatB — translated: MATMTALSPAILAKYQPVIGLEVHVQLLTASKAFCGCVNQYGGEPNTHVCPTCLGLPGALPVLNRRAVEFAVLAAKAVNCEIRETSVFSRKNYFYPDSPKGYQISQFDKPIAENGWIDVLDAAGAPKRIGVTRLHMEEDAGKSIHDGFADSASRTYIDLNRCGTPLVEIVSEPDLRSADEVFEYLTKLKEILLYTGVSDCNMEEGSLRCDANVSVMLKGAKEYGTKAEVKNVNSFRYIRSAVEYEIERQIGVIEDGGRVVQESRLWNNAEGRTFSMRSKEQAHDYRYFPEPDLPPLVVGAAWQAEILSMLPELPEARRERMIAEYEITAQDAATLTATREFADRFEAAAKKAKSPKRVANLIQSELTMRLRLAGLELEQSPVSLEGIVMAADLAESGELSSKMLKQLLDTSFAESKDFPAVYERDKPKQISDVAAIEAMIDEVIAANPNQVAQYRGGKKTVAAFFVGNVMRLSKGQANPAMLNELVVKKLDS
- a CDS encoding glycoside hydrolase family 18 protein, coding for MPLFRLVMAALLAAASVLEPSVAHGQSLPAATSPATAPLLTGYFPQWGLYNDPQYLVKNLVTNGGAAMLDQVNYAQGFVTGGHCSIADPNADLNYTFPAEQSVNGIADDPKESFRGNLHQLVELKRRYPNLKLIISLEGRGSNFAEDTQPLNRDAFVDSCIDIFIKGNFAPGITVPGLFDGIDIDWEYPHKDDAVNYLALLTEFRHKMDALRPGLRLNIAVGTSPQLYEGTDMAAVSKLVNQMALMTYDFAGPWSKITGLIAPLRAGTAHNTGTVEDTVDAYRALGVPAAKLFMGIPFYGYGWHQVTEDDNGMFQEGQPIRGDHPYRDIAPIIAQSTIYRDSASQAPWLFDGDIFWTYEDPTSIAHKVEYARKQHLGGMMIWELGSDTTDALLLRSAHNALAPTATTATQTSSSPTAPPSLR
- a CDS encoding formate/nitrite transporter family protein; its protein translation is MVFQLRRRQPKQEAASSNDAQKNLQRPSAQEIYEQVANNARQELGRSTVSLIISGLAGGIFMGLSALGTAIALSMLGPSTQAQFVAKMFYPIGFIVVILGRSQLFTENTLYPVALVLAEKKHFWHTMRLWAAVLPSNVVGALSFASLAALTGAISPEIVRSLSQLGLDATHHPPSTIFWSGVMGGWIIATVAWLVSGSHSITGSVIIIWLLAFVVGLGNFAHCIAASGEVFAAILTGQLPWLAFPKWFLPAVAGNICGGVGMVTLLEYGQVIYGGDADAEAIPAPEKTENESL